From a single Miscanthus floridulus cultivar M001 chromosome 8, ASM1932011v1, whole genome shotgun sequence genomic region:
- the LOC136478277 gene encoding heparanase-like protein 3, whose product MAAGLLLKMVGFCVWALFWLAGSATVSTSTTAFAGGEAVVVDARSAIAVTNDDFVCTTLDWWPPEKCDYGTCSWGLASLLNLNLSNKILMNAVKAFSPLKLRLGGTLQDMLIYDTSDSRLPCTPFVKNASAMFGFSQGCLPLRRWDELNAFFQKTGPKVIFGLNALNGRVTMPDGSLGGPWNYTNAASFIHYTVNKGYDIHGWELGNELSGSGVGARIDADQYAADVITLKHIIDSTYQSNPSKPLVIAPGGFFDAAWFTELISKTKPNQMDAITHHIYNLGPGVDDHLVQKILDPSYLDGEASTFSNLQGILKSAGTSTVAWVGEAGGAYNSGHHLVTDAFVFSFWYLDQLGMSAKYDTQTYCRQTLVGGNYGLLNTTTFEPNPDYYSALLWHRLMGTKVLSTTFNGTNKIRAYAHCAKNSEGVTLLLINLDGNNTNHIYVTSQGAQTQSARKEMSDHIPGLGEAAELTRQEYHLTPKDRNLQSQQMLLNGIVLATDANGDIPKLEPVQVVGTQPITVGPYSIVFAHIPSFYAPVCS is encoded by the exons ATGGCGGCGGGGCTGCTGCTCAAGATGGTCGGCTTCTGCGTCTGGGCGCTCTTCTGGCTCGCCGGCTCCGCCACCGTGAGCACGAGCACCACAGCCTTCGCCGGCGGCGAGGCGGTGGTCGTGGACGCGCGGTCCGCCATCGCCGTCACCAACGACGACTTCGTCTGCACCACATTGGACTGGTGGCCGCCGGAGAAGTGTGACTACGGCACCTGCAGCTGGGGCCTCGCCTCCCTCCTCAACCTG AATCTCTCTAACAAAATCCTGATGAATGCCGTCAAAG CATTCTCCCCGTTGAAGCTCCGCCTGGGTGGCACTTTGCAAGATATGTTGATATACGACACCAGTGACTCTCGCCTACCGTGCACTCCATTCGTGAAGAACGCGTCTGCGATGTTTGGTTTCTCGCAAGGTTGTCTGCCGTTGCGTAGATGGGACGAGCTCAACGCATTCTTCCAAAAAACTGG GCCAAAAGTTATTTTTGGGCTGAATGCTCTGAATGGCCGGGTCACAATGCCTGATGGTTCTTTAGGGGGTCCATGGAATTACACAAATGCAGCTTCTTTTATTCACTACACCGTGAACAAAGGATATGATATTCATGGATGGGAGCTAG gaaatgaactcagtggcagtGGAGTTGGAGCTCGAATTGATGCAGACCAATATGCAGCAGACGTGATCACCCTGAAACACATTATTGACAGCACCTACCAAAGCAACCCATCAAAGCCTCTAGTAATTGCACCAGGAGGCTTCTTTGATGCAGCCTGGTTCACCGAACTCATCAGCAAAACAAAGCCAAATCAAATGGATGCGATCACTCACCATATCTACAATTTAGGCCCTG GGGTTGATGATCATCTGGTTCAGAAAATTCTTGATCCTTCTTACCTCGATGGCGAGGCGAGCACATTCAGCAATCTTCAGGGGATACTGAAATCTGCAGGTACATCCACTGTCGCCTGGGTTGGCGAGGCTGGAGGGGCTTACAACAGTGGCCACCACCTTGTAACTGATGCATTTGTGTTCAGCTTCTG GTATCTCGATCAGCTTGGGATGTCGGCAAAGTATGACACACAGACTTACTGTAGACAAACCTTGGTTGGAGGGAACTATGGCCTGCTCAACACAACTACATTTGAACCAAATCCTGACTATTACAG TGCTTTACTGTGGCATCGCCTCATGGGTACCAAGGTCCTCTCGACGACATTCAACGGCACAAACAAGATCCGTGCTTATGCACATTGTGCGAAAAATTCG GAAGGGGTCACTCTGCTCCTGATCAACCTTGATGGCAACAACACAAACCACATCTACGTTACGAGCCAAGGCGCACAGACCCAGAGTGCAAGGAAGGAGATGTCTGATCACATTCCTGGGCTCGGGGAAGCAGCCGAGCTCACGAGACAAGAGTACCATCTCACTCCCAAGGACAGGAACTTGCAGAGCCAACAAATGTTGCTGAATGGCATTGTTCTAGCAACTGACGCCAATGGGGACATCCCAAAGCTGGAGCCTGTGCAGGTGGTGGGAACACAGCCCATAACCGTGGGTCCTTACTCCATTGTGTTTGCTCACATCCCCAGCTTCTATGCTCCAGTCTGTAGTTAG
- the LOC136478281 gene encoding uncharacterized protein isoform X2 yields MGNASSMLTQYDIEEVQEHCNYLFSQQEIVSLYERFCQLDRSAKGFVSEDEFLSIPEFSLNPLSKRLLRMVDGLNFKDFVAFLSTFSAKASLRQKIELIFKVYDIDGKGKITFKDLLEVLRDLTGSFMSEEQREQVVTKVLEEAGYTRDCAFSLEDFIQIIDHPGLKMEVEVPID; encoded by the exons ATGGGGAACGCGTCGTCCATGCTGACCCAGTACGACATCGAGGAGGTGCAGGAGCACTGCAACTACCTCT TCTCGCAGCAGGAGATCGTGTCGCTGTACGAGCGCTTCTGCCAGCTCGACCGCAGCGCCAAGGGCTTCGTCTCCGAGGACGAGTTCCTCTCCATCCCCGAGTTCTCCCTCAACCCGCTCTCCAAG AGGTTGCTCCGAATGGTTGATGGATTGAACTTCAAGGATTTTGTTGCTTTTCTTTCTACTTTCAGTGCAAAGGCCAGTCTTCGGCAGAAGATCGAGT TGATATTCAAGGTTTATGACATTGATGGCAAGGGAAAAATAACCTTCAAGGATCTGCTAGAGGTTTTACGGGACCTAACAGGGTCATTCATGTCTGAGGAACAAAGAGAG CAAGTAGTAACTAAGGTACTGGAAGAAGCAGGGTACACAAGGGATTGTGCATTCTCATTGGAAGATTTTATCCAG ATCATCGACCATCCTGGCCTTAAGATGGAGGTGGAAGTGCCAATCGACTAG
- the LOC136475110 gene encoding uncharacterized protein, producing the protein MGKASKDKRDIYYRKAKEEGWRARSAFKLLQIDQEFNIFHGVKRVVDLCAAPGSWSQVLSRNLYVPAKQSPDCKEGDLPLIVAIDLQPMAPIEGVIQVQGDITNARTAEVVIRHFDGCKADLVVCDGAPDVTGLHDMDEFVQSQLILAALTIVTHVLKVGGKFVAKIFRGKDTSLLYCQLKLFFSQVTFAKPKSSRNSSIEAFAVCENYSPPEGFKEEDLYHLLEKVGTPSGGDDLDCRSGWLEGPNKVYIPFLACGDLSGYDSDRSYPLPSTEGGSYRSLDPVQPPIAPPYKTALQMKKASSHSASADAIKPSTDS; encoded by the exons ATGGGCAAGGCCTCCAAGGACAAGAGG GACATCTATTACCGGAAGGCCAAAGAGGAAGGGTGGAGAGCTCGCAGCGCCTTCAAGCTCCTCCAGATAGACCAGGAGTTCAACATCTTCCATG GAGTGAAGCGTGTGGTTGACCTGTGTGCTGCTCCCGGAAGCTGGAGCCAG GTTTTGAGCCGGAACCTGTATGTACCAGCAAAACAGTCTCCTGACTGCAA GGAAGGCGACCTTCCTCTCATCGTTGCAATTGACTTGCAACCAATGGCTCCGATAGAAGGTGTTATACAAGTGCAGGGCGACATCACCAATGCTCGGACAGCGGAAGTG GTTATTAGGCATTTTGATGGATGCAAAGCAGACTTGGTTGTCTGCGATGGAGCTCCGGACG TTACTGGCCTTCATGATATGGACGAATTTGTTCAGTCCCAGCTTATACTCGCG GCATTGACTATCGTGACTCATGTACTCAAAGTTGGTGGAAAATTTGTTGCGAAGATATTTCGGGGTAAAGATACAAGTCTCCTGTACTGCCAG CTAAAACTGTTCTTCTCACAAGTTACATTTGCGAAACCAAAAAGTAGCCGGAACTCAAGCATTG AGGCTTTTGCAGTTTGCGAGAACTATTCACCTCCAGAAGGGTTCAAGGAGGAAGATCTATACCACCTGCTCGAGAAAGTGGGGACCCCTTCAGGAGGTGACGATTTAG ATTGCAGAAGCGGATGGCTCGAGGGACCAAACAAGGTGTACATCCCGTTCCTTGCCTGCGGGGATCTCAGCGGCTACGACTCCGATCGCTCATACCCGCTCCCGAGCACGGAAGGTGGCTCCTACCGGAGCTTGGACCCCGTCCAGCCTCCCATCGCCCCGCCTTACAAAACCGCTCTGCAGATGAAGAAGGCTTCCAGCCACAGCGCCAGCGCGGACGCCATCAAACCATCCACAGACTCTTGA
- the LOC136478281 gene encoding uncharacterized protein isoform X1, whose protein sequence is MGNASSMLTQYDIEEVQEHCNYLFSQQEIVSLYERFCQLDRSAKGFVSEDEFLSIPEFSLNPLSKRLLRMVDGLNFKDFVAFLSTFSAKASLRQKIELIFKVYDIDGKGKITFKDLLEVLRDLTGSFMSEEQRELPQGAGRNPSRLYCSRVNSATVTVDTRGLGLQPLPSILTPTDSVIYAQVVTKVLEEAGYTRDCAFSLEDFIQIIDHPGLKMEVEVPID, encoded by the exons ATGGGGAACGCGTCGTCCATGCTGACCCAGTACGACATCGAGGAGGTGCAGGAGCACTGCAACTACCTCT TCTCGCAGCAGGAGATCGTGTCGCTGTACGAGCGCTTCTGCCAGCTCGACCGCAGCGCCAAGGGCTTCGTCTCCGAGGACGAGTTCCTCTCCATCCCCGAGTTCTCCCTCAACCCGCTCTCCAAG AGGTTGCTCCGAATGGTTGATGGATTGAACTTCAAGGATTTTGTTGCTTTTCTTTCTACTTTCAGTGCAAAGGCCAGTCTTCGGCAGAAGATCGAGT TGATATTCAAGGTTTATGACATTGATGGCAAGGGAAAAATAACCTTCAAGGATCTGCTAGAGGTTTTACGGGACCTAACAGGGTCATTCATGTCTGAGGAACAAAGAGAG cttcctcagggagccgggagaaaccctagccgcctctactGTTCACGCGTAAACAGTGCCACCGTTACTGTAGATACACGAGGGTTAGGGCTACAGCCGCTGCCGTCCATCCTCACCCCTACAGACTCCGTGATCTACGCG CAAGTAGTAACTAAGGTACTGGAAGAAGCAGGGTACACAAGGGATTGTGCATTCTCATTGGAAGATTTTATCCAG ATCATCGACCATCCTGGCCTTAAGATGGAGGTGGAAGTGCCAATCGACTAG
- the LOC136478281 gene encoding uncharacterized protein isoform X3, translating to MTKVCQGKHCPASVDSTNRLLRMVDGLNFKDFVAFLSTFSAKASLRQKIELIFKVYDIDGKGKITFKDLLEVLRDLTGSFMSEEQRELPQGAGRNPSRLYCSRVNSATVTVDTRGLGLQPLPSILTPTDSVIYAQVVTKVLEEAGYTRDCAFSLEDFIQIIDHPGLKMEVEVPID from the exons ATGACAAAGGTCTGCCAGGGCAAACACTGTCCTGCTTCAGTTGATTCGACCAAC AGGTTGCTCCGAATGGTTGATGGATTGAACTTCAAGGATTTTGTTGCTTTTCTTTCTACTTTCAGTGCAAAGGCCAGTCTTCGGCAGAAGATCGAGT TGATATTCAAGGTTTATGACATTGATGGCAAGGGAAAAATAACCTTCAAGGATCTGCTAGAGGTTTTACGGGACCTAACAGGGTCATTCATGTCTGAGGAACAAAGAGAG cttcctcagggagccgggagaaaccctagccgcctctactGTTCACGCGTAAACAGTGCCACCGTTACTGTAGATACACGAGGGTTAGGGCTACAGCCGCTGCCGTCCATCCTCACCCCTACAGACTCCGTGATCTACGCG CAAGTAGTAACTAAGGTACTGGAAGAAGCAGGGTACACAAGGGATTGTGCATTCTCATTGGAAGATTTTATCCAG ATCATCGACCATCCTGGCCTTAAGATGGAGGTGGAAGTGCCAATCGACTAG